In Rathayibacter sp. VKM Ac-2762, one DNA window encodes the following:
- a CDS encoding sterol carrier family protein has protein sequence MAKGRIDEASGQSAVRAALAGGADRNTTATAVRFLLQIIETNVPGRSVEVRVPPFGAAQCVEGPGHTRGTPPNVIEMDAATWLPLATGSLPWSEGLASGRIHASGVRADLTPFLPILRVG, from the coding sequence ATGGCCAAGGGCAGGATCGACGAGGCGAGCGGGCAGTCCGCGGTGCGGGCGGCGCTCGCCGGAGGAGCGGACCGGAACACGACGGCGACGGCGGTGCGGTTCCTCCTGCAGATCATCGAGACGAACGTCCCCGGACGCAGCGTCGAGGTGCGCGTTCCGCCGTTCGGCGCGGCCCAGTGCGTCGAGGGACCGGGCCACACCCGCGGGACTCCGCCGAACGTGATCGAGATGGACGCGGCGACCTGGCTGCCGCTCGCGACAGGCTCCCTGCCGTGGAGCGAGGGCCTCGCGAGCGGGCGGATCCACGCCTCCGGAGTGCGCGCGGACCTCACGCCGTTCCTCCCCATCCTGCGCGTCGGCTGA
- a CDS encoding LysR family transcriptional regulator: MDVRRLELLRELSMRRSITAVAEATHRTPSAVSQQLKVLEREAGVPLIERSGRGVVLTAAGRELARSATEIAIALERADAVWQTFKNNPIGEVTIATFPTAGQMLLPNALVALRSVEGLVVQCEDADPGTDEFADLTADFDIVLAHSPTGRSAWAGRGLAMAELMIEPLDIGLPAGHRLADRATVSAADLVGETWIGVPDGFPFERVMQDIETASGEAVRVEQRFASTRVTEAFVAAGLGIAVLPRYTAGGAGVVVKPLRGVNSVRHIVALMRPDRAERLSVRTVVRELRAQAGRLVHAL, translated from the coding sequence ATGGACGTGCGACGGCTGGAACTGCTCCGCGAGCTCTCGATGCGCCGCTCGATCACGGCCGTGGCGGAGGCGACGCACCGCACGCCCTCCGCGGTCTCGCAGCAGCTCAAGGTGCTCGAGCGCGAGGCCGGCGTGCCGCTGATCGAGCGCTCCGGCCGCGGCGTGGTGCTCACGGCGGCGGGACGCGAGCTCGCCCGGAGCGCCACCGAGATCGCGATCGCGCTCGAGCGGGCCGACGCCGTCTGGCAGACGTTCAAGAACAACCCGATCGGCGAGGTCACCATCGCGACCTTCCCCACCGCGGGCCAGATGCTCCTCCCGAACGCGCTGGTCGCGCTCCGGAGCGTCGAGGGGCTCGTCGTGCAGTGCGAGGACGCGGACCCCGGCACCGACGAGTTCGCCGACCTGACCGCCGACTTCGACATCGTGCTCGCCCACTCGCCCACCGGCAGAAGCGCCTGGGCCGGCCGCGGCCTCGCGATGGCGGAGCTGATGATCGAGCCTCTCGACATCGGCCTGCCGGCCGGGCACCGCCTCGCGGACCGGGCGACGGTCTCGGCGGCGGATCTGGTCGGCGAGACCTGGATCGGCGTCCCGGACGGGTTCCCGTTCGAGCGCGTGATGCAGGACATCGAGACCGCGTCCGGCGAGGCGGTGCGGGTGGAGCAGCGCTTCGCGTCGACCCGCGTGACGGAGGCGTTCGTCGCGGCGGGCCTGGGCATCGCGGTGCTCCCGCGCTACACGGCGGGCGGCGCGGGAGTGGTGGTGAAGCCGCTCCGCGGGGTGAACTCCGTGCGGCACATCGTCGCGCTGATGCGGCCGGACCGGGCGGAGCGGCTCTCGGTCCGCACCGTCGTCCGCGAGCTGCGCGCGCAGGCGGGCCGGCTCGTGCACGCGCTCTGA
- a CDS encoding class I SAM-dependent methyltransferase, which yields MTPRAPLAPDLRHREVSEQELMDDPDCDRTLLDATYARFGTVNRLVSGWRGLYRSRLRPLLRPDEPFRLLDIGSGGGDVARSLAGWAREDGLRLAITAVDPDERASAFATSTPAPPGVEFRRASSADLVAEGEHFDLVTSNHVLHHLSPESLADLLADSESLAPRALHNDIERSRLAYTAYLLATRPIAAGSFLHYDGSLSVRRSFTAAELRAVAPEGWRVERVAPYRLLLARGEV from the coding sequence GTGACTCCGCGAGCCCCTCTCGCGCCGGACCTGCGCCACCGCGAGGTCTCCGAGCAGGAGCTGATGGACGACCCGGACTGCGACCGCACCCTGCTCGACGCCACCTACGCCCGCTTCGGCACCGTGAACCGGCTGGTCTCGGGGTGGCGTGGCCTCTACCGCTCGCGCCTCCGTCCGCTGCTGCGGCCCGACGAGCCGTTCCGCCTGCTCGACATCGGCTCCGGAGGCGGCGACGTCGCCCGCTCCCTCGCCGGCTGGGCCCGCGAGGACGGCCTCCGCCTGGCGATCACCGCCGTCGATCCGGACGAGCGCGCCTCCGCCTTCGCCACGTCGACGCCCGCGCCGCCCGGAGTCGAGTTCCGCCGCGCGAGCAGCGCCGACCTGGTCGCCGAGGGCGAGCACTTCGACCTGGTGACCTCCAACCACGTGCTGCACCACCTGTCGCCGGAATCACTCGCCGACCTGCTCGCCGACAGCGAGAGCCTGGCCCCGCGCGCCCTCCACAACGACATCGAGCGCTCGCGGCTGGCCTACACGGCCTACCTGCTGGCCACGCGACCGATCGCGGCCGGATCGTTCCTCCACTACGACGGGTCGCTGTCTGTGCGACGCAGCTTCACCGCCGCCGAGCTGCGGGCGGTGGCGCCCGAGGGGTGGCGGGTCGAGCGCGTGGCGCCCTACCGGCTGCTGCTCGCGCGGGGCGAGGTGTGA
- a CDS encoding SDR family oxidoreductase codes for MTPESPEQTPPGTEAELTPKADHGETSYRGTGRLSGKVALITGGDSGIGKAVAIAFAREGADVAISYLDEHDDAEDTAKWVREAGREALLLPGDLQDPAHCRAVVTETVERFGHLEVLVSNAAFQMSRESVTDIPDEEWDRTIATNISAYFHLVKSALPHLKEGASIIATSSVQSDQPSYQLLPYAATKSAILSLTASFAQALGEKGIRANSVAPGPIWTPLIPSTMPEEAVAEFGEQVPLGRPGQPAEVAPAYVLLASDEASYISGSTIAVTGGKPIL; via the coding sequence ATGACTCCGGAATCCCCCGAGCAGACACCGCCCGGCACCGAGGCCGAGCTGACGCCGAAGGCCGACCACGGCGAGACCAGCTACCGCGGCACCGGCCGCCTCAGCGGCAAGGTCGCCCTCATCACGGGCGGCGACAGCGGCATCGGCAAGGCCGTCGCGATCGCGTTCGCGCGCGAGGGCGCCGACGTCGCGATCTCGTACCTCGACGAGCACGACGACGCCGAGGACACCGCCAAGTGGGTCCGGGAGGCCGGCCGCGAGGCGCTGCTCCTCCCCGGCGACCTGCAGGACCCGGCGCACTGCCGCGCCGTCGTCACCGAGACCGTCGAGCGCTTCGGCCACCTCGAGGTGCTCGTCAGCAACGCCGCCTTCCAGATGAGCCGCGAGAGCGTCACCGACATCCCGGACGAGGAGTGGGACCGCACGATCGCGACGAACATCAGCGCCTACTTCCACCTCGTGAAGTCGGCGCTGCCCCACCTGAAGGAGGGCGCGTCGATCATCGCGACGAGCTCGGTGCAGTCCGACCAGCCGTCGTACCAGCTGCTCCCCTACGCCGCCACGAAGTCGGCGATCCTCAGCCTCACCGCCTCGTTCGCGCAGGCGCTCGGCGAGAAGGGCATCCGCGCCAACTCGGTCGCGCCCGGCCCGATCTGGACGCCGCTCATCCCCTCGACCATGCCGGAGGAGGCCGTCGCCGAGTTCGGCGAGCAGGTCCCGCTGGGCCGCCCGGGGCAGCCGGCCGAGGTGGCCCCCGCCTACGTCCTCCTCGCCTCCGACGAGGCGAGCTACATCAGCGGGTCGACGATCGCCGTCACCGGCGGGAAGCCGATCCTCTGA
- the purD gene encoding phosphoribosylamine--glycine ligase, translating to MKILVLGSGAREHAIITALLAEEEHHEIIAAPGNAGIARDVEVIHFDTNSPRLVSDFAVEQGIELVVIGPEAPLVAGVADALRKRRIPTFGPDRAAAALEGSKTFAKRVMDMARVPTGRATRVSTLVDATRAIDEYGLPSVVKADGLAAGKGVLVTESRSAAIAHAEFWLQSGDVLIEEFLAGQEVSLFLLSDGHDVVPLSPAQDFKRLSDGDEGPNTGGMGAYSPLPWLADRWESERAFVDEVIDTVAIPTIRQLERERTPFVGLLYCGLIVTDAGLRVIEFNARFGDPETQVVLPRLASPLSALLHAAATGALASVPWPAFTDEVAVTVVLASEGYPENAVTGRTITGLDAAADVPGVTIAHAATQLVDGSFVATGGRVLNVVARGADFAEARERAYRALDLIHLDGGLYRSDIAAKVAQ from the coding sequence GTGAAGATCCTCGTCCTCGGTTCGGGTGCCCGTGAGCACGCCATCATCACGGCTCTCCTCGCGGAGGAGGAGCACCACGAGATCATCGCGGCGCCCGGCAACGCCGGCATCGCGCGCGACGTCGAGGTCATCCACTTCGACACGAACAGCCCCCGGCTGGTCAGCGACTTCGCGGTGGAGCAGGGCATCGAGCTCGTCGTCATCGGCCCCGAGGCGCCCCTGGTCGCCGGAGTCGCCGACGCGCTCCGCAAGCGCCGCATCCCCACCTTCGGCCCCGACCGGGCCGCCGCCGCACTCGAGGGCTCGAAGACCTTCGCGAAGCGCGTGATGGACATGGCCCGCGTGCCCACCGGCCGCGCGACCCGCGTCTCCACCCTGGTCGACGCCACCCGCGCCATCGACGAGTACGGACTCCCCTCGGTCGTCAAGGCCGACGGCCTCGCCGCGGGCAAGGGCGTCCTGGTGACGGAGTCGCGCAGCGCCGCGATCGCGCACGCCGAGTTCTGGCTGCAGTCCGGCGACGTCCTCATCGAGGAGTTCCTCGCCGGCCAGGAGGTCTCCCTCTTCCTCCTCTCCGACGGCCACGACGTCGTCCCCCTCTCCCCCGCGCAGGACTTCAAGCGCCTGAGCGACGGCGACGAGGGGCCGAACACCGGCGGCATGGGCGCCTACTCCCCGCTCCCCTGGCTCGCCGACCGCTGGGAGAGCGAGCGCGCCTTCGTCGACGAGGTGATCGACACGGTCGCCATCCCGACCATCCGCCAGCTCGAGCGCGAGCGCACCCCCTTCGTCGGACTCCTCTACTGCGGCCTCATCGTGACCGACGCGGGCCTGCGCGTGATCGAGTTCAACGCCCGCTTCGGAGACCCCGAGACCCAGGTCGTCCTCCCGCGCCTCGCCTCCCCGCTGTCCGCGCTGCTGCACGCGGCGGCGACCGGCGCGCTCGCCTCCGTCCCGTGGCCCGCGTTCACGGACGAGGTCGCCGTCACCGTCGTCCTCGCGAGCGAGGGCTACCCCGAGAACGCCGTCACCGGACGGACCATCACCGGACTCGACGCGGCGGCGGACGTCCCCGGCGTCACCATCGCCCACGCGGCGACCCAGCTGGTCGACGGGAGCTTCGTCGCCACCGGCGGCCGCGTGCTCAACGTCGTCGCGCGCGGCGCCGACTTCGCCGAGGCGCGGGAGCGGGCGTACCGCGCGCTCGACCTGATCCACCTCGACGGCGGGCTGTATCGGAGCGACATCGCGGCGAAGGTCGCGCAGTAG
- a CDS encoding bifunctional UDP-sugar hydrolase/5'-nucleotidase, translated as MRSTSPGRRGLTRLLSATAVGAVAGAALLGATPAAAAEGDVAIDILSINDFHGRLAADRAVAGAAVLAGAVDSYRAANPNTLFVSAGDNIGASTFVSKVQGDIPTLDSLNAMGLDVSTLGNHEFDQGRADVDGRVVDASAFPYVNANLYDTATGERAYSPYVITEQDGVSVAFIGAITEDLGKLVSPATISTLSVEPIAENVNEVAAQLQDGDAANDEADVVVLLLHEGADADAAELNTPEADPKFGAIVNAVAPNVDAIVSGHSHQEYDAGIDAGRAFPTVVSQTGSYAENIGRMSLTVDPATKQLTSLTSEVVPLTKVVDDPASDDPAKTIVVGAFEPDPEVETIVADAQAVAVREGSVKVGTITEDISRAYRPDGTTTNRGSESTLGNLVSDAQLWATRELGTQIAFSNAGGLRDDLSYTATPDQPGDADGVVTYAEASDAQPFANTLVTLQLTGEQISDLLEEQWVGSSSYPQLNLSTSKDLTYVFDATAPEGSRISQVFFQNEPIDPAATFTVVTSSFLASGGDGFSTFTEGTGTADSGRIDLDAFVGYIQDLGTVSPDPVQRTIGLTDNVPDSGEYAVGDTMTVDLSSLLFSTGAAADTTVTASVDGTVVGTATIDPTRAVTDDSTGRASFSVPIDESLAGGAHTATFALDTTGTEISVGFAVAAGAGAGTPTPGPTTEPTPAPTTPPTTGPAPTPTTAPVAGSHHLAETGVDATPAFAAGIAALLLGLGMTVARLRRRTAAK; from the coding sequence ATGCGCAGTACTTCCCCGGGCCGACGCGGCCTCACCCGACTCCTCTCCGCGACCGCCGTCGGCGCCGTCGCCGGAGCGGCCCTCCTCGGCGCCACGCCCGCCGCGGCGGCCGAGGGCGATGTCGCCATCGACATCCTCTCGATCAACGACTTCCACGGGCGGCTCGCCGCCGACCGCGCCGTCGCCGGAGCCGCCGTGCTCGCCGGTGCCGTCGACTCCTACCGCGCCGCCAACCCGAACACGCTGTTCGTCTCGGCCGGCGACAACATCGGCGCCTCGACCTTCGTGTCGAAGGTGCAGGGCGACATCCCCACGCTCGACTCGCTGAACGCGATGGGCCTCGACGTCAGCACCCTGGGCAACCACGAGTTCGACCAGGGCCGCGCCGACGTCGACGGCCGCGTCGTGGACGCCTCGGCGTTCCCCTACGTGAACGCGAACCTCTACGACACCGCGACCGGCGAGCGCGCCTACTCCCCGTACGTGATCACCGAGCAGGACGGCGTCTCCGTCGCCTTCATCGGCGCGATCACCGAGGACCTCGGCAAGCTCGTCAGCCCCGCCACGATCTCGACGCTCTCCGTCGAGCCGATCGCCGAGAACGTCAACGAGGTCGCCGCGCAGCTCCAGGACGGCGACGCCGCCAACGACGAGGCCGACGTGGTCGTCCTGCTCCTGCACGAGGGAGCCGACGCCGACGCGGCCGAACTGAACACTCCGGAGGCGGACCCCAAGTTCGGCGCGATCGTCAACGCGGTCGCCCCGAACGTCGACGCGATCGTCTCGGGCCACAGCCACCAGGAGTACGACGCGGGCATCGACGCGGGCCGGGCCTTCCCGACCGTCGTGTCGCAGACCGGCAGCTACGCCGAGAACATCGGCCGCATGTCCCTGACCGTCGACCCGGCGACCAAGCAGCTCACCTCGCTCACCAGCGAGGTCGTGCCGCTGACGAAGGTCGTCGACGACCCGGCCTCCGACGACCCGGCCAAGACGATCGTCGTCGGCGCCTTCGAGCCCGACCCCGAGGTCGAGACCATCGTCGCCGACGCCCAGGCCGTCGCCGTCCGCGAGGGCAGCGTGAAGGTCGGCACCATCACCGAGGACATCTCGCGCGCCTACCGCCCGGACGGCACCACGACCAACCGCGGCTCGGAGTCGACCCTCGGCAACCTCGTCTCGGACGCCCAGCTGTGGGCCACCCGTGAGCTCGGCACGCAGATCGCCTTCTCGAACGCGGGCGGCCTGCGCGACGACCTGTCCTACACCGCGACTCCGGACCAGCCCGGCGACGCGGACGGCGTGGTCACCTACGCCGAGGCCTCCGACGCCCAGCCCTTCGCGAACACCCTGGTGACCCTGCAGCTGACCGGCGAGCAGATCTCCGACCTGCTCGAGGAGCAGTGGGTGGGCAGCTCCAGCTACCCGCAGCTGAACCTCTCCACCTCGAAGGACCTCACGTACGTCTTCGACGCCACGGCGCCCGAGGGCTCGCGCATCTCGCAGGTGTTCTTCCAGAACGAGCCGATCGACCCGGCCGCGACCTTCACCGTCGTGACCAGCAGCTTCCTCGCGAGCGGCGGCGACGGCTTCAGCACCTTCACCGAGGGCACCGGCACGGCCGACTCCGGCCGCATCGACCTGGACGCCTTCGTCGGCTACATCCAGGATCTCGGCACCGTCAGCCCCGACCCCGTGCAGCGCACGATCGGCCTGACCGACAACGTCCCGGACTCGGGCGAGTACGCGGTCGGCGACACCATGACCGTCGACCTCTCCTCGCTCCTGTTCAGCACCGGAGCCGCGGCCGACACCACCGTGACCGCGAGCGTCGACGGCACCGTCGTCGGCACCGCGACGATCGACCCGACCCGGGCCGTCACCGACGACTCGACCGGTCGCGCCTCGTTCTCGGTCCCGATCGACGAGAGTCTGGCGGGCGGCGCGCACACCGCGACGTTCGCGCTCGACACCACCGGCACCGAGATCAGCGTCGGCTTCGCCGTCGCGGCCGGCGCCGGAGCGGGCACCCCGACTCCCGGACCGACCACGGAGCCGACGCCCGCGCCGACCACGCCGCCCACCACGGGCCCCGCGCCGACGCCGACCACCGCTCCGGTCGCCGGCTCGCACCACCTCGCCGAGACCGGAGTGGACGCGACCCCCGCGTTCGCCGCCGGGATCGCCGCTCTGCTGCTCGGTCTGGGCATGACGGTCGCGCGCCTGCGCCGCCGCACCGCTGCGAAGTAG
- a CDS encoding 3-oxoacyl-[acyl-carrier-protein] synthase III C-terminal domain-containing protein — MSVHIRSIETAVPTTVLRQSEVRDLFASQPAMTRLGSRLIGAAFDASGIDTRSTVVDELDRVEREGASVFYDAGSGLVLDPGTAARNAVYTERAPELFTEAARRALSSASMTPEDVTHVVTVSCTGFYAPGPDYQLVRRLGLAPSTQRFHLGFMGCYGAFPGLRAARQFCEADPEAVVLVVAVELCTIHLTSSNDPEQIVATSVFADGGAAAVVTAREAAPGTPVLELDALATTLTDEGETEMAWTIGDHGFSMRLSTYVPSIIGANIEAAVAPLLAGAEVERSDVQRWAIHPGGRSILDKVQASLALSDEQLAPSREVLRTNGNMSSATVLFILRRLLHGEAADGERIGAMAFGPGLTVELALLTKRGGE, encoded by the coding sequence GTGAGTGTGCACATCCGCAGCATCGAGACGGCGGTGCCGACCACGGTCCTGCGCCAGTCCGAGGTGCGCGACCTCTTCGCGTCCCAGCCCGCGATGACCCGGCTCGGGTCCCGCCTGATCGGCGCGGCCTTCGACGCGTCCGGGATCGACACCCGCAGCACGGTGGTCGACGAGCTCGACCGGGTCGAGCGGGAGGGTGCGAGCGTCTTCTACGACGCGGGGAGCGGCCTGGTGCTCGACCCGGGGACGGCCGCGCGCAACGCCGTCTACACCGAGCGCGCTCCCGAGCTCTTCACGGAGGCGGCCCGCCGCGCCCTCTCGTCCGCGTCGATGACCCCCGAGGACGTCACCCACGTGGTGACGGTCTCCTGCACCGGCTTCTACGCCCCGGGGCCCGACTACCAGCTGGTCCGCCGCCTCGGCCTCGCACCCTCGACGCAGCGCTTCCACCTCGGCTTCATGGGCTGCTACGGCGCCTTCCCCGGCCTGCGCGCCGCCCGCCAGTTCTGCGAGGCCGACCCGGAGGCGGTCGTCCTCGTCGTCGCGGTCGAGCTGTGCACCATCCACCTCACGAGCTCCAACGACCCGGAGCAGATCGTCGCGACCTCCGTCTTCGCCGACGGCGGTGCGGCGGCCGTCGTCACCGCCCGCGAGGCCGCGCCCGGCACCCCGGTGCTCGAGCTCGACGCGCTCGCCACGACGCTCACCGACGAGGGCGAGACCGAGATGGCGTGGACGATCGGCGACCACGGCTTCTCGATGCGGCTGAGCACCTACGTGCCCTCGATCATCGGAGCGAACATCGAGGCGGCCGTCGCCCCGCTGCTGGCCGGCGCCGAGGTCGAGCGGAGCGACGTGCAGCGCTGGGCGATCCACCCCGGCGGCCGCAGCATCCTCGACAAGGTGCAGGCCTCGCTCGCCCTCAGCGACGAGCAGCTGGCCCCGTCGCGCGAGGTGCTGCGGACCAACGGCAACATGTCGAGCGCGACCGTCCTCTTCATCCTGCGGCGCCTGCTGCACGGCGAGGCGGCCGACGGCGAGCGGATCGGCGCGATGGCGTTCGGCCCCGGCCTCACCGTCGAGCTCGCGCTGCTCACCAAGCGGGGCGGGGAGTGA
- a CDS encoding DUF1731 domain-containing protein gives MSSTADPVVVLAGASGFLGTDLTRRFTADGWTVRRIGRSGPDARWGDTAGITRVLDGARLLVNLAGKSVDCRYTAANRAEILRSRVATTAELHRAVAAAATPPPVWMNASTATIYRHEEERANTEDEGVLGEGFSVDVARAWESEFFAGETPGVRRVALRMSIVLGDGPATAILLRLARLGLGGPQFDGPWPSTRARREAGVHHEHRRTRGRQHFSWIHVEDVHRSIRFLEESTLDGPVNLASPNPSDNTELSRLLRAAVGRRIGVPAPRFVLEPATLLLRTESELLLKSRWVVPARLEDAGFTFAHPHLAEALRTLA, from the coding sequence ATGAGCAGCACCGCTGACCCCGTCGTCGTCCTCGCCGGTGCGAGCGGATTCCTCGGGACGGACCTCACCCGCCGCTTCACGGCAGACGGCTGGACGGTGCGGAGGATCGGCCGCTCCGGGCCGGACGCGCGCTGGGGCGACACCGCCGGCATCACCCGGGTCCTCGACGGTGCGCGCCTCCTGGTGAACCTGGCCGGCAAGAGCGTCGACTGCCGGTACACCGCGGCGAACCGCGCCGAGATCCTCCGCTCGCGCGTGGCGACCACCGCGGAGCTGCACCGGGCGGTCGCGGCGGCCGCGACTCCTCCGCCGGTCTGGATGAACGCGAGCACGGCCACGATCTACCGGCACGAGGAGGAGCGGGCGAACACCGAGGACGAGGGCGTGCTCGGCGAGGGCTTCTCGGTCGACGTGGCGCGGGCGTGGGAGTCGGAGTTCTTCGCCGGGGAGACGCCCGGCGTGCGGCGCGTGGCGCTGCGGATGTCCATCGTGCTCGGAGACGGTCCGGCGACGGCGATCCTGCTGCGGCTGGCGCGGCTCGGCCTCGGCGGTCCGCAGTTCGACGGGCCGTGGCCCTCGACGCGCGCGCGCCGCGAGGCCGGTGTGCACCACGAGCACCGGCGCACCCGCGGCCGTCAGCACTTCAGCTGGATCCACGTGGAGGACGTCCACCGGTCGATCCGCTTCCTCGAGGAGTCGACCCTCGACGGGCCGGTGAACCTCGCGTCGCCGAATCCGAGCGACAACACCGAGCTCTCCCGGCTGCTCCGTGCCGCCGTCGGCCGCCGGATCGGCGTGCCGGCTCCGCGCTTCGTCCTCGAGCCCGCGACGCTCCTGCTCCGCACCGAATCCGAGCTCCTGCTCAAGTCCCGCTGGGTCGTGCCGGCCCGCCTCGAGGACGCCGGCTTCACCTTCGCGCATCCCCACCTCGCCGAGGCCCTCCGCACCCTGGCCTGA
- the purF gene encoding amidophosphoribosyltransferase, giving the protein MCGIVGIVSSGPVNQSIYDSLSLLQHRGQDSTGIATADGSTLHIKKAAGQVREAFRTRDMRSLLGSMGLGHVRYATKGNAEREEEAQPFYVNAPYGIILVHNGNLTNTRELTEELFRIDRRHLNTTSDTELLVNVLANELQASMSGRDLDADEVFDAVARVHERVEGSYATIALIAGVGLLAFRDPFGIRPLIVGRRSNTGAPDDWVVASESLVLEAQGFEIVRDVAPGEAVFITPDGRMASRQCAKDPRLIPCSFEYVYLARPDSVMSGISVYEARLRLGDRLADTIAQYTPGGAIDVVMPIPDSSRPAAMQVAQKLGIEYREGFYKNRYVGRTFIMPGQAIRKKSVRQKLNAMSSEFKGKNVLIVDDSIVRGTTSKEIVDMARAAGANTVTFASAAPPVRYPHVYGINMPSRQELVAHNRRIPEISEAIGADQLIYQEVADMKAAILEGSDVTDLETSCFTGEYVTGTVTPEYLDWVERTQLS; this is encoded by the coding sequence ATGTGCGGAATCGTTGGGATCGTGTCCTCCGGACCGGTCAACCAGTCCATCTACGACAGCCTCTCCCTCCTGCAGCACCGCGGCCAGGACTCGACCGGCATCGCGACCGCCGACGGCAGCACCCTGCACATCAAGAAGGCCGCGGGACAGGTCCGCGAGGCGTTCCGCACCCGCGACATGCGCTCGCTGCTCGGATCCATGGGCCTCGGCCACGTGCGCTACGCGACGAAGGGCAACGCCGAGCGCGAGGAGGAGGCCCAGCCGTTCTACGTGAACGCGCCGTACGGCATCATCCTCGTCCACAACGGCAACCTCACGAACACGCGCGAGCTCACCGAGGAGCTCTTCCGCATCGACCGCCGCCACCTCAACACCACCTCCGACACGGAGCTGCTGGTCAACGTGCTGGCGAACGAGCTGCAGGCCTCGATGTCGGGCCGCGACCTCGACGCCGACGAGGTATTCGACGCCGTCGCCCGCGTGCACGAGCGCGTCGAGGGCTCCTACGCCACCATCGCGCTGATCGCCGGCGTCGGGCTGCTGGCGTTCCGCGACCCCTTCGGGATCCGCCCGCTCATCGTCGGCCGCCGCAGCAACACGGGCGCGCCGGACGACTGGGTCGTCGCCTCCGAGTCGCTCGTACTCGAGGCGCAGGGCTTCGAGATCGTCCGCGACGTCGCTCCCGGCGAGGCGGTCTTCATCACCCCCGACGGCCGGATGGCCAGCCGCCAGTGCGCGAAGGACCCGCGACTCATCCCGTGCTCGTTCGAGTACGTCTACCTCGCCCGCCCCGACTCCGTGATGTCGGGCATCTCGGTCTACGAGGCGCGCCTGCGGCTGGGCGACCGCCTCGCCGACACCATCGCGCAGTACACCCCGGGCGGAGCGATCGACGTCGTCATGCCGATCCCCGACTCCTCCCGCCCCGCCGCGATGCAGGTCGCGCAGAAGCTCGGGATCGAGTACCGCGAGGGCTTCTACAAGAACCGCTACGTCGGCCGGACGTTCATCATGCCCGGGCAGGCGATCCGCAAGAAGTCGGTGCGGCAGAAGCTCAACGCGATGTCGAGCGAGTTCAAGGGCAAGAACGTCCTGATCGTCGACGACTCGATCGTCCGCGGCACCACCTCCAAGGAGATCGTCGACATGGCCCGCGCGGCCGGCGCGAACACGGTCACCTTCGCATCCGCCGCGCCCCCCGTGCGCTACCCGCACGTGTACGGGATCAACATGCCCTCGCGCCAGGAGCTCGTCGCCCACAACCGCCGCATCCCCGAGATCTCGGAGGCGATCGGCGCCGACCAGCTGATCTATCAGGAGGTCGCCGACATGAAGGCGGCGATCCTCGAGGGCTCGGACGTCACCGACCTCGAGACCAGCTGCTTCACCGGCGAGTACGTCACGGGCACCGTCACCCCGGAGTACCTCGACTGGGTGGAGCGCACGCAGCTGAGCTGA
- a CDS encoding NUDIX domain-containing protein: MTGERGTRLAGELREWDAGALADLRDEYLAFLEQRGESALERDGGPEHVTASCFVLSPNLAQVLLCFHRKGRFWVQLGGHVEPGDDSTADAALREAREESGAARLQPLGVLPLDLDRHALGDGFGRCSCHWDVGYGAIADPDAPVSVSDESDDVAWWPVDALPAEVPPGFAERLAGALAAARLLRGAGSLGG, from the coding sequence GTGACGGGGGAGCGAGGGACGCGGCTGGCGGGCGAGCTGCGGGAGTGGGACGCGGGCGCGCTCGCGGACCTGCGGGACGAGTACCTGGCGTTCCTCGAGCAGCGCGGCGAGTCGGCGCTCGAGCGCGACGGCGGCCCCGAGCACGTCACGGCGAGCTGCTTCGTGCTCTCGCCGAATCTGGCGCAGGTGCTGCTCTGCTTCCACCGCAAGGGCCGGTTCTGGGTGCAGCTCGGCGGTCATGTCGAGCCCGGCGACGACTCCACGGCCGACGCGGCCCTCCGCGAGGCGCGGGAGGAGAGCGGAGCGGCACGGCTGCAGCCGCTCGGCGTCCTGCCCCTCGACCTCGACCGGCACGCGCTCGGCGACGGCTTCGGCCGCTGCTCCTGCCACTGGGACGTGGGCTACGGTGCGATCGCCGATCCGGACGCTCCGGTGAGCGTCAGCGACGAGAGCGACGACGTGGCCTGGTGGCCGGTCGATGCGCTGCCCGCCGAGGTGCCGCCGGGGTTCGCCGAGCGGCTGGCCGGGGCGCTCGCCGCGGCGCGTCTCCTCCGCGGTGCGGGGTCGCTCGGCGGCTGA